In one Agathobacter rectalis ATCC 33656 genomic region, the following are encoded:
- a CDS encoding DUF6947 domain-containing protein codes for MKKRKIATILLAACLLLGNVSVANAASIDNGNKVHFNTEDNDTDLTLLQSKIATEEVTCDFTDATNDGASAYADTRRVSNKYMWSASTMEYNFSDQKWTSNTEIFSTYAKTSEGFVMSGFLLNPKGQSNYNSALREGYLNDSAYDENQGHYYQCVVSDEDCNNITFMLESNVNVFIFDNDINLIYRSSDEAGVTSYFDRYYSTTKTIAGTSNKVISLGLIDGNYYIVFKVKDATATTGYHYGYYAGQPLPIAQTTTFSDLTHYTTIKWNRSSSSQSASTQTLTINCPSGSEDEYALTGVKFSDKSKAFANNTYASSIDYYYTPATASYSKKLAQTGGWWSDLVDNNPPSGSIDGNYATSVTVHWVSGISYVNASCTTMTQMTLDYLVPFGIIVG; via the coding sequence ATGAAAAAGAGAAAAATAGCAACAATATTATTGGCAGCATGTTTGCTGTTAGGAAATGTCTCAGTAGCGAATGCGGCAAGTATTGATAATGGCAATAAAGTACATTTCAATACAGAAGATAACGACACGGATTTAACATTATTACAATCGAAAATTGCAACCGAAGAAGTGACTTGTGACTTTACGGATGCAACAAATGATGGAGCAAGTGCATATGCAGATACAAGAAGGGTGTCAAATAAATATATGTGGAGTGCAAGCACGATGGAATATAATTTCTCTGATCAGAAATGGACATCGAATACAGAAATTTTTAGTACATATGCAAAAACATCAGAAGGGTTTGTAATGTCTGGTTTCTTACTGAATCCAAAAGGTCAGAGCAACTATAATTCGGCATTAAGAGAGGGGTATCTGAATGATTCTGCATATGATGAAAATCAGGGACATTATTATCAATGTGTTGTTTCGGATGAGGACTGTAATAATATTACATTTATGTTAGAATCTAATGTTAATGTATTTATTTTTGACAATGATATAAATTTAATATATCGTTCATCGGATGAGGCGGGAGTTACCAGTTATTTTGACAGATATTATTCAACAACTAAAACGATTGCAGGAACGTCGAATAAGGTAATTAGTTTAGGTCTTATTGATGGAAATTATTATATTGTTTTTAAGGTAAAAGATGCAACAGCAACTACCGGTTATCATTATGGATATTATGCTGGACAACCATTGCCAATAGCACAAACAACAACCTTTTCGGATCTTACACATTATACAACAATAAAGTGGAATCGAAGCTCATCTAGCCAATCAGCAAGTACGCAAACATTGACCATTAATTGTCCTAGTGGAAGTGAAGATGAGTATGCATTGACAGGTGTGAAATTTTCGGATAAATCAAAAGCATTTGCTAATAATACATACGCATCAAGCATTGACTATTATTATACGCCAGCAACTGCTAGTTATTCAAAAAAACTAGCACAAACAGGTGGTTGGTGGAGTGACTTGGTTGACAATAATCCACCATCAGGATCAATTGATGGAAACTATGCAACATCTGTTACAGTACATTGGGTAAGTGGTATTTCTTATGTAAATGCTAGTTGCACTACAATGACACAGATGACATTGGATTATTTAGTTCCTTTCGGAATAATAGTGGGCTAA